A stretch of DNA from uncultured Methanobrevibacter sp.:
ATAATGAAAACGCACAGGATAAAGAGATAATAGATAAGTTATTGTCCGGGGATGTTGATATGGAACTTATGGAGAAACTGGCTGAAAGAAGAATCAAAATCGAAGCCACTAGTGACGGTTCCACACCGGGAGGAAGAAATCCCCAAAACTCCGGAGATGTAATTGAAACCGGATCTACCGGAAGCACCGGAGATGAGGACAAGCCTTCATTTACAACTCGTGAAGAATATAATAAGATATTAAAGGATATGGGATTCAATAGAACCAGAATCTAGCTATGATGGTGTTTTATTGCTCGTTGTTTAGTTATGGGGGAGTGTTTAGATGTGTTTCACTCTCCCTTAAAATTTACAATTCATCTTGTGAGGTAAAATCGTGCATTGAAACCCTTAATGCCTAATTAAGGGGGTACAAGCCCCCCTTTAATTACTCACGAATGCCAATGCCGAATTTACTTCATTTGTCATTTTACCGACTCGGAATGGGGGACAAGCCCCCTTCCTTGGAGTCGACAAACTAATGTTTACAAAACTTAACCCCGGAACAGGGGCAATCCCCTGTTCCTTAAATCTGACAAATCTATTATTGCTAGGCATATAGTAGGGCATTTCTCTGTCGCTCAAGGCATCCAGTCTGACCTTCGGTCGGATGGAATATGATGGAACAAGCATTCTTATCTTTTTATTCATCTATTGTATTGCGGAACCGGTTGGCAGGGGTAGGTTCCTCCATATAGTATATTGCTCGCCAATTCTTATTCACCTGACCTTTTGTAATTTTGAATGTTTGAGGCTAATTTTCGGCAAAATTTAGTCTGTTTAATTTATCTTCGGAGTTATCCTTAATTTCTTTTTTTCATTTAACATTGTTTCAACCCATAATAGTTCATGTTTTATTTTTATTTTCAATGTTAAATATTTTCTCTAAGTAATTTTATAATGAATTTATCTGAAGTAATGTTCTAAAAATATTCTTCTCTTTTAAAAAGTATATGTTTATCTTTGAAAAAATTATTATTAATGCCTAAAATAACTTCTTTATTTTTAAATAACCTTATTTTCATCATTTTAATTATTAAACAAGTCATAGTCAAATGGTAAATTTTTCAATGATAAGTAAATGCCTTTTAATAAATATTTCATAGAATAAATAAATGTAATAAAAAAAGACACAATCATTAATACACAACAATTTGCAATTGTGAAATATTCTCTATTAAATATGTTTATATTGTCTAATGAGGATAAATCCACTGAATTCAAAATGTAAGATAAGATAAACAAACTTGATAAAAAGAACAGGCAGAAGATTGTGGATATGAAATAATATTCGCCAGATTTTAGCATGTTGTTTTTAGTTTCTTTTTCCTGTTCGTTAGTTGAGTTTAATGCCATTGCGTATGTAAATGATAAAACAGATAATGTCGCACATAATAATGCGAAAGTTAATGCAAACATAGAATAATTGTATTTTGATAAATTAGCAATAATTTTGATAATATCTTCAAAAATGAAATTAAATATAATTAGTATAGTCCCAAGAAGAGGCAGTAACGTTTTCATGTTAAAGAAGTTTTCTGCTCTTTTCCTATTATCTGCTTCATATAAAAAAGTATAAACTAAGTAAGCGGACATGAAAAAACCATATAATAATGTAGAAATAAATTGAATCATACTTATACTGTAGTTTCTATGAATTAAAACCCCAAAACTAAATGAAATGATTATTATTAGAAAAAATCTTATTAATATTATAAATTTTGAAGTCATATATTTTGAATCAATTTTTGATTTTTTTCTTTGTTTTTCTTTGCTATTTAAGTTGTTGTCATTATCAATTCTCTTTAAATCTCGAGTTTCTAAAGAATAAATAATTCGATTATATATTTCGGGAATGAATAATAATATTAATACGCCATAATCAAAATTTGGTAATTTAAAATAATGTTTTGTACATATTCCTAAAATCATGAAAAAATATACAAAGATTAAGAATACATAAAGGTTATCAAAAACTAAATTTATAATTTTTTTGAAGTATTTTAACATTAATATTCTCCTTTTTGATAATCATAATAATACTTATCTTTTAAAATTTTCTTAAATTCATTAGATTTCACATAAGATTTCTTTTCAAGGTTCCACTCAATATCCTGTGTTGTTTTGTATTTGCAATTGCTACAAAATTCATTATTGAAACTAGCAAAAGCTTTATCTAAATTACAATTTGATTTTATTTTTCCATATTTACAATATAATATTTTTAGTCCTTCAGAATATAATCTTAACTTAGATGGAATCTCATTAGGAACATAACATAATTCTAAATGTATGCAATTGTCCAATATTCTTTTTGGATTAAGGTCTTTGATTGCTTGTTTTAAATTAATAGTTTCATCATTATTGTTCTTCAAATCAATTCCTTCAATTAATAATAATTTTTCATATAATTCTAGTAAATCATTGTAGGTTATATCTGAAAAATCTTTATTTGGCACTGGCTTGGATATTTGTTCTTTTAAACTTTTTATTAAGTTAATATGGTACTTTACATCATATTGTTTGGCTAATTCTTCATATTCTTCCAGTAATTTTGTAGGATAACAATCTTGTTTAAGGTAATGATAAAGTATTTTGTATTTATAAAATTCGTATTTATAATGAGAAAAATCTGTTGAAACATCTATAATCTTAGAAAATATGGCTATTAATTGTTCAATTCTGTTCAACATTAAATTTAAAACATCTTTTGTTGTAAAATTATAAGTTATATAGACATGATTAATTAACACACCAAGCAACATTCTCATTAATTCAAGAAACATATATAATTCTTTATTATCCATAATTTTTATTAGATATAATATAAAATTTCCATAAAATGTGTAAAGTTGGTTATTTTCAATATATATCTTTTTTTTCAAGTATTCCTTAATTTTATTAGAAGAGTTGTTATTTTCGGATATTTTCTGTATTAATAAGTTTTTTTGCAATTCATTTTGCAAAATTAAAGATTGGCTTTCTAGTTTTAGACCGTTAAAATAGTATTCAAAATATGTAATATTATTTTCTATGGATAATTCTAATCCTTCATTGATAAAATGGAATAATTGTTTTTTATTTTCCAAATTACAAAATGAAATTAATGCAGCAATAGAATTTAAATGATGAATTATATTGTCTTTATCATCTTTTGTTTTATTATAAATAGATTGAAAAGATTTTTTAGCATTAATAGAATCATTTTGATTTTGTATAAATTCAAAACCAACCCTTGTTTGAGCAATATATATTTCAGAATATTTATTTTTCAAATCTTCAGATTTTTTTATAGGGTCATTTGTTATATTTTTAACTTTCCACATAAGTTCTTGAGTCGGAATACCATATATTAATAAATTACAATATGATGAACCTTTTTCTGCAACTTGCTCTATAATTTTAGGGTTTGAAAAGGTGTTTTTAATTGGCATGTCTACTGTAACAGTTTCTTGTGATTTCCAATTTGGTCTTTTAATGTTTAATTCTTCATTGATATATTTTTGAATAAATAAACAACAATATTCTTCATTAATAACGTCCACAACTACTAAAAACACTGGTTTGTCCACTTTGTTATAGTAATATTTCAAGTAATCTGTTCTTATTTGGAACTTAACATGATTTCCATGTTTTTTATATTTTTCTGTACCTTTTAGTTGAATTATAAATGAAATATTTGTGGCTTCATCAGTATATTTATCAAAAACTTGTACGAAATAATCAATACCATAATCTTCGCTAAGTTCTGAAAGAGACCAATTTTTAGGACTTATTTTCATGAGAATAGATTTTGCAGTTGCATCAATTCTATGTTGTTTTGTTCTTTTCAATATTTCACCTTTTCTTGGATTTTAATTTAATTTCCTTACTTTTAACATAGCTATAATATTGGAAACCAGTATATGATTTATAAGAAAAATGTACAAATATTTTTAAATTATTTGGTACTTTTAATTTCTTATTAGGTTCTTGAAATTCATAATATTCGTCTTCAAATGGATAATCATTAAAATCATTTTCTTTAACTTCATCATCTAATGGAATATAACAGTCTAACGGAAGATGTATTTCTTCTTTAGGGTTAATAGATTCAATAGGAATTTTTTTTAAAATTAAATATTTGGTGGGATTTGCTTCTCCCCAGTAATGTTCAATGTCTTGTGCAAATGCTTCAATCTTAATACATATGTCCGTTATTGGATATTTTCTATTATTTTCAATAGATAAATTCAAATTAACACAATTTCCTTTAATTCCAGTATTATTGCAAGTAAAATCAAATTTTAGATTGTAAGGGTCATAAGTGTATGGAATTAACCACATGAATTTATTTGCATTTAATTTTAATATTGGATCAGCAATATCGAAATTAGATTTGTAAAAACAGTCGTGGCACAGTATTATTCTATTTTCGCAAAAAAATATTGGTTTATTTTCGTTAAATTTACTTAATGCATGTTCGCATATTTTTCTATGTGTTAACAACCATTTATTATTTTCATAGAACTTATCATGAATATCTCCTCTACCAGCACCACTAACTCCAACATTAAGTCTAATTAATTTATTGTTTTTACATTTAAAGAATACAATACCTTTGTTAACATATTTATAACAACAATCCATACAATAATATTTTTCATTTTTCTCACTAAATGCAAAATATTTTTTAAGAGTTTTACCACAGTCAGAACATTTCATAATAAACACACCATAAGGAAATAGAATATCAAAAAGATTAAAAAAGAAATTACCGAAATTTTTAAGTTTAAGACTAGTTGGTTATTCAAATCATGATTTGTTTTAATTGAAGTAATATACTGGTCTTCTAATGATTCTTCAAGTTCATCTTTTTTTCTGTCAAGATTTTCTACAGATTCATCAAAATTATCAAAATCAAAAGGATGTGTGTAATTTTTAGGAAGAAATATGTATGCAAAAAAACCAAGTGATAATAAAAAAGACAATATCAAACCAGATAAAATAAAACCTCCAACATAAGAAAAGTATTTGTCAATTGGGTTGAAGAGATTAAAATTAGTACAAATTATGGTAACTACAATTGAGATAACTCCCAGAAAATAGGATGCTTTACTTTGCAGACTATCTTTTCTATAATTTTCTCTATTAAAGATAGCTCGTAATTCTTCAAGTTTTAAATTGTCTTTAGCCATAGGATATCTAATGATAATTATATTTATGTTAATATAAATTGTTTTTGTGTTCGAATTTTATGGCAATGATGCAATTTTAAAATTAGCATAATCTTTTTTGTTTTCATTTTTTATTTTCTAAATTTAATTTTAGTATATAAAGATGCAATTGTCATGTTTTGAAAATATTTTTTGGAAGATATTTTAACCTTGTAGAAACCATGTCAAAATTTAAGTGAACATTGATAATTTTTACTTATTTTTATCAAATAATTCTTTATTAAAGGATTGATTTTTCAGGATAATGTTCTGCGCAATAGTTTTTATTACTTTTTTTATTATATATTTTATATAAAATAAGTAATATAAATGTTAAGTATGACATTGCAAAAAGAATTAAAAATAAATATTCTAATGAGTAATTACAACCAAAGGAGCAGTAGTTATCTGGGAAACTATGATTATATCTTTTTGGATAATCTCACAAGCAGTTCTTACGCTAATCTTTTTAGAAGTGATTTGAAAAACCTGAAAATCAAAACAGATGACAACACAGAATGTAGCATATTATACCTTCCAGCTTATGGAACACAACCTCCTGCCATGCTTGTAAAAGTTCCAACCAACAAGATTTCACAAACCACAATGCTACTTTTAGATGTCTATGATACAGGAACAACTTTTTCAAGCACTTTAACAACATGCAGTGAAGTGTTGATGTTTGATGCAAACTATGATACATACTCAAACTTTTTCATGAACTACTCAGGTTTAAGTATCAACAATGACTCAACAGATGGAGGCCAATTTCTTAGAGCCAGATTCGTTCCTAACCTTGACGGAACTTCTCCAACGGATTTAATTACAACATTTGCTTCAGGTCAATCTTTAAGTAATAATCGTGTTACTGTAGCCAGATTTAAACGTATTGGAGGCAATGTTGATGTTAATGATAATGCAACATATCATGGTTCAACTTTTGGAAATGTCATGATGCAAGTTGACGGTAGTCTCACAACATATGGAGTAGATACTAAAGGTACAACATGCTACTGGGCTGATGAGGAAAAGGACTATTGCATGTTTAATGGTGAAAAGACTTTAGTAATGGTCAGTTCATTTGATGCTTATGCTTCAGGCAGTGATGAAGAAGGAAATTATAAACAATATCATCGTCATGGTCGTGTAGGAACTGGAACTTCAAATAGCTCAGATTATCTAGAAGGATTCAGCAGAAACAATCCTGACAAGATTTATGAAAACAACTATGCTGAAATTCAAATATCTCCAACATTTTACGCTACAACAGATTTTGAAGATTTTAATTATGTTGATCTAAAATGGTTACTCATATTTCCATCACCATTATTTGCAGCTAATGGAATTCCAACAGTAACAGTAACGGAAAGAACTAAAACTGGAATTCGTTTATATAAGGGAAGTCATGAATACACTAAGGCCTACAGAGGCTCGACGTTAATGTGGGACGCTAATGATGATGACATGGAGGATACTGGACTTCATATTCCAGATAAAATAATTAACAAGAATTGGGATTGGGTGTTTTAAAATGATAATCGATTATGATGTAAACTCAACAATTGGACATGGACGGGGATATCCAACAGGACTGGAACATTCAGAAAAAATGGACGTAATAGCTTGCCTGCTTGATGAAGGGGACAGAAGCTATGTTAATGAAGAGCATACGGCTTGGATTTGCTCCAATCAATGTGCAGTTGGTGAAATGGTAACGTTGGATGAATCATCCACAATGGAGCATACTATAGTCAGAAAAGCCAAAGCGGGTGAACTTGCTTTTGGATATCTATTAGGTAAAGTACAGGTCAAGACTTCAGGATTAACTTTAGTGGCCGTGGCCGTATTGGGCGATGTCTTCAGATTGAAACTCAAAAGGCCGGCACCTGCAGATATATTGCCAAATACAAGAATCTACATCGACAGTGACGGCGAGTGTAATCCAGTTCAAGGCCATGATTTAAGATTACTTTCAATCGTTAATCTAACGGAAAACGAAGATACACAATACATTAGAGTCTACAGGCAAATGTCAGAGATTGAAATGTATCCTGAATCTCAAAACTGTATCGATTTGGGGGACTGCTCATTTGAACAGGATGAAATAACTCATGTCGTCAATATGATTATT
This window harbors:
- a CDS encoding DUF4365 domain-containing protein, which produces MKRTKQHRIDATAKSILMKISPKNWSLSELSEDYGIDYFVQVFDKYTDEATNISFIIQLKGTEKYKKHGNHVKFQIRTDYLKYYYNKVDKPVFLVVVDVINEEYCCLFIQKYINEELNIKRPNWKSQETVTVDMPIKNTFSNPKIIEQVAEKGSSYCNLLIYGIPTQELMWKVKNITNDPIKKSEDLKNKYSEIYIAQTRVGFEFIQNQNDSINAKKSFQSIYNKTKDDKDNIIHHLNSIAALISFCNLENKKQLFHFINEGLELSIENNITYFEYYFNGLKLESQSLILQNELQKNLLIQKISENNNSSNKIKEYLKKKIYIENNQLYTFYGNFILYLIKIMDNKELYMFLELMRMLLGVLINHVYITYNFTTKDVLNLMLNRIEQLIAIFSKIIDVSTDFSHYKYEFYKYKILYHYLKQDCYPTKLLEEYEELAKQYDVKYHINLIKSLKEQISKPVPNKDFSDITYNDLLELYEKLLLIEGIDLKNNNDETINLKQAIKDLNPKRILDNCIHLELCYVPNEIPSKLRLYSEGLKILYCKYGKIKSNCNLDKAFASFNNEFCSNCKYKTTQDIEWNLEKKSYVKSNEFKKILKDKYYYDYQKGEY